One region of Polynucleobacter sp. MWH-Aus1W21 genomic DNA includes:
- the narI gene encoding respiratory nitrate reductase subunit gamma has protein sequence MSYLDTFIFGIYPYICLTVFFVGSLIRFDRDQYTWKSDSSQLLRKKQLRIGSIFFHVGVLFLFFGHFFGMLTPHFLYEPFITAGQKQVMAMATGGIAGTFGFIGLTILLHRRLTDDRIRATSKASDILIAVILWFQLLLGLATIPLSGQHLDGSMMMKLAGWAQDIVTFNSGAVALLSGVDWVFKLHMFLGMTIFLIFPFTRLVHIWSGFASVTYLVRPYQIVRSRRLGIGRK, from the coding sequence ATGAGCTATTTAGATACTTTTATTTTTGGAATTTACCCATACATCTGCCTGACAGTTTTTTTTGTAGGTAGCTTGATTCGGTTTGATCGAGACCAATACACCTGGAAAAGCGATTCTAGTCAGCTATTACGTAAAAAACAGTTGCGCATAGGAAGCATCTTTTTTCATGTTGGGGTCTTATTCTTATTTTTCGGCCATTTCTTTGGAATGCTAACGCCGCACTTCTTGTATGAGCCATTCATTACCGCAGGGCAAAAGCAAGTAATGGCTATGGCAACAGGAGGTATTGCTGGAACGTTTGGGTTTATTGGTCTGACGATTCTGTTACATCGTCGTTTAACAGATGATCGTATTCGTGCCACATCTAAGGCTAGCGATATTTTGATTGCTGTCATTTTATGGTTCCAGCTGTTGCTAGGTCTTGCAACTATCCCGCTTTCAGGTCAGCATTTAGATGGCTCAATGATGATGAAATTGGCTGGTTGGGCTCAAGATATCGTTACCTTTAATTCCGGCGCAGTTGCTCTGCTGAGTGGTGTTGATTGGGTATTTAAGTTGCATATGTTTTTGGGTATGACTATCTTTTTAATTTTCCCATTTACTCGCTTAGTGCACATTTGGAGCGGCTTTGCATCTGTAACTTATTTGGTAAGACCATATCAAATAGTGCGTAGTCGCCGCCTCGGTATTGGGCGTAAGTAA
- the narJ gene encoding nitrate reductase molybdenum cofactor assembly chaperone, with product MKHSLPLRALSRLLQYPDQELMEHLAEVAEALYGMPKLSKKVHSGLVDFVKNLQTSDLFDSQENYVECFDRGRATSLHLFEHVHGDSRERGQAMVDLLQTYKEGGLQLSANELPDHLSIILEFASTLPLDQAKQFIGEMAHILNAVYSTLVSRNNQYAWLIAAAIEFSGEKFKIVDLKPEENSMDEEWAEPPAFSGCSTRGQSKPGEAQPMHFVKRAKELEGVQS from the coding sequence ATGAAACATTCATTACCTTTAAGAGCGTTATCTAGATTGCTGCAATATCCCGATCAGGAATTGATGGAGCATTTAGCTGAAGTTGCCGAGGCTTTATATGGCATGCCAAAGCTAAGTAAGAAGGTGCATAGCGGTTTGGTAGATTTTGTAAAGAATTTACAAACATCTGATTTATTTGATTCACAAGAAAACTATGTAGAGTGCTTTGATCGCGGCAGAGCAACCTCTTTGCATCTATTTGAGCATGTCCATGGTGACTCACGTGAGCGAGGTCAGGCAATGGTGGATTTGCTGCAAACCTATAAAGAAGGTGGTTTGCAATTAAGCGCCAATGAGTTGCCTGATCATTTATCCATCATTCTTGAGTTTGCTTCAACGCTTCCATTGGACCAGGCTAAGCAATTTATTGGTGAAATGGCTCACATTTTGAATGCAGTGTATTCAACTTTGGTATCTCGTAATAATCAGTATGCATGGCTAATTGCTGCTGCCATTGAGTTTTCAGGTGAAAAGTTCAAGATTGTTGACTTAAAACCTGAAGAAAATTCTATGGATGAGGAGTGGGCGGAGCCACCAGCATTTAGCGGTTGCTCCACGCGAGGTCAATCTAAACCAGGGGAAGCGCAACCAATGCACTTTGTGAAGCGCGCAAAAGAATTAGAGGGAGTTCAGTCATGA
- the narH gene encoding nitrate reductase subunit beta, whose translation MKIRAQIGMVLNLDKCIGCHTCSVTCKQVWTNRPGMEYAWFNNVESKPGIGYPKNWEDQEKWKGGWKRKSNGKIEPKQGGRSKIWMNLFGNPNLPEIDDYYEPFTFDYEHLQSAPESKAAPTARPRSLITGKRMEKIEWGPNWEEILGGEFAKRSKDSNFDQMQKDVWGQFENTFMMYMPRLCEHCLNPACVASCPSGSIYKREEDGIVLIDQDKCRGWRMCVSACPYKKIYYNWKSGKAEKCIFCYPRIEAGQPTVCSETCVGRIRYLGVMLYDADQIENAASVENEKDLYNAQLKVFLDPNDPEVQKQALLDGVPPSWVESAKKSPVYKMAMDWKIALPLHPEYRTLPMVWYVPPLSPVTGAVEAGYVGVNGHIPDVKQLRIPVQYLANMLTAGDEAPVVSALEKMLAMRAWQRDKHVDGTRNLEAIKQAGISEDQVEDMYQIMAIANYEDRFVIPTSHREYAENTFDMKGGCGFTFGNGCSDGDSELSLFGGTKRRTIPIKPAV comes from the coding sequence ATGAAAATTCGCGCACAAATTGGCATGGTTTTGAACTTGGATAAGTGTATTGGTTGTCACACTTGTTCTGTTACTTGTAAACAAGTTTGGACTAACCGTCCTGGCATGGAATACGCTTGGTTCAATAACGTGGAGTCAAAGCCTGGTATTGGATACCCAAAAAATTGGGAAGACCAAGAGAAGTGGAAGGGTGGTTGGAAACGTAAAAGCAATGGCAAGATTGAACCAAAACAAGGTGGTAGATCCAAGATTTGGATGAATCTCTTTGGAAATCCCAATTTGCCAGAAATTGATGATTACTACGAGCCATTTACATTTGACTATGAGCATCTTCAATCCGCACCAGAATCAAAGGCGGCTCCAACAGCACGACCACGTAGTTTGATTACTGGCAAGCGGATGGAAAAGATTGAATGGGGCCCAAACTGGGAAGAAATTCTTGGTGGCGAATTCGCAAAACGTAGTAAAGACTCCAATTTTGATCAAATGCAAAAAGATGTATGGGGTCAGTTTGAAAATACCTTCATGATGTATATGCCACGGCTTTGTGAGCACTGCCTAAATCCAGCATGTGTAGCATCATGCCCGTCAGGCTCTATATACAAACGCGAAGAAGATGGCATTGTTCTGATAGATCAAGACAAATGTCGTGGCTGGCGTATGTGCGTATCAGCCTGCCCATACAAAAAGATTTATTACAACTGGAAGAGTGGCAAAGCAGAGAAGTGTATTTTCTGCTATCCACGTATCGAGGCTGGTCAACCAACTGTTTGTTCTGAAACTTGTGTTGGGCGTATCCGGTATTTAGGAGTGATGCTGTATGACGCTGATCAAATTGAAAATGCTGCCAGCGTTGAAAATGAAAAGGATCTCTATAACGCTCAGTTAAAAGTATTTTTAGATCCGAATGATCCTGAAGTTCAAAAGCAAGCCTTATTGGATGGCGTTCCACCTTCATGGGTTGAATCGGCCAAGAAAAGCCCTGTATACAAGATGGCGATGGATTGGAAAATTGCATTACCTCTTCACCCGGAATACAGAACCTTGCCGATGGTTTGGTATGTTCCGCCATTGTCTCCGGTAACAGGTGCAGTCGAAGCTGGTTATGTTGGCGTCAATGGACATATTCCTGATGTGAAGCAATTGCGTATACCAGTTCAGTATCTAGCCAATATGTTGACGGCTGGTGATGAAGCGCCGGTCGTGTCTGCTCTTGAGAAGATGTTGGCAATGCGCGCATGGCAACGGGATAAGCATGTAGACGGAACCAGAAATCTAGAAGCTATTAAACAGGCCGGCATATCTGAAGATCAGGTTGAGGATATGTATCAGATTATGGCAATTGCAAACTACGAAGATCGTTTTGTGATTCCAACTTCGCACCGAGAGTACGCTGAAAACACTTTTGATATGAAAGGTGGCTGTGGATTTACTTTCGGTAATGGCTGTTCTGATGGCGACTCTGAATTAAGCTTATTCGGCGGCACAAAACGTCGGACTATTCCAATTAAGCCTGCAGTGTAA
- a CDS encoding nitrate reductase subunit alpha gives MSHFLDRLKFLSTDTESFSEGHGKVTGEDRTWEDAYRSRWQHDKIVRSTHGTNCTGSCSWKIYVKGGIVTWETQQTDYPRTRPDLPNHEPRGCARGASYSWYMYSANRVKYPMIRGKLLKQWREVRAVAKSPVDAWATLVESDTKRKTWQEMRGKGGFVRTSWDEVNEIIAAANVYTIKKHGPDRIIGFSPIPAMSMVSYAAGSRYLSLIGGVCMSFYDWYCDLPPASPQVWGEQTDVPESADWYNSTYIIAWGSNVPQTRTPDAHFFTEVRYKGAKTVAITPDYAEVSKLADIWMHPKQGTDAAIAMAMGHVILKEFYFNKRTEYFDDYVRRYTDMPNLVVLEEKTLEDGRTVLVPGRYARTSDFEGNLGQTNGSEWKTVALDTAGKPVVPYGSIGFRWGQEGRKDQGKWNLESKEAHRDNEVTLKLSLMEDQAIHDVVPVGFPYFGGIDTPHFDVNKQSDVLVRNIPAKKMSFVENGVSKEVFVATVFDLLAGNYGIDRGLGGDCAKSYDDNVPYTPAWQESITGVKRDQVIAVARQFADNAEKTKGKSMVIIGAAMNHWYHCDMNYRGIINMLMMCGCIGQSGGGWAHYVGQEKLRPQTGWTALAFALDWIRPPRQQNSTSFFYAHTDQWRYEKLGMEEVLSPLANKDDYKGSMIDYNVRAERMGWLPSAPQLKTNPLNVVKEAIAAGEDPKEYAVKSLKAGSLEMSCEDPDHPNNWPRNMFVWRSNILGSSGKGHEYFLKHLLGTSHGVQGKDLGKDEARPSEVEWHDKAPEGKLDLLVTLDFRMSTTCLYSDIVLPTATWYEKNDLNTSDMHPFIHPLSTAVDPAWEAHSDWEIYKGFAKKFSEVCVGHLGVEKEIVLTPLMHDTPAELAQAFDVQEWKKGECDLIPGKTAPQMTVVERDYPNTFNRFTALGPLMDKVGNGGKGIAWDTKVEVEQLRELNGKVEHGEMAGMAKISTDIDAAEVVLMLAPETNGHVAVKAWDALSKITGREHAHLALHREDEKIRFRDIQAQPRKIISSPTWSGLESEKVSYNAGYTNVHEYIPWRTLTGRQQFYQDHKWMRAFGEGFVSYRPPVDLKTIGEVEGIKPNGNKEIVLNFITPHQKWGIHSTYSDNLMMLTLNRGGPVVWLSEDDAAKAGIVDNDWVELYNTNGAIAARAVVSQRVNPGMIMMYHAQEKIINTPGSEITGMRGGIHNSVTRIVLKPTHMIGGYAQLSYGFNYYGTIGTNRDEFVKVRKMRNIDWLDSENANTVQA, from the coding sequence ATGAGCCATTTTTTAGATCGCTTGAAATTTTTATCTACAGATACTGAATCATTTTCAGAGGGACATGGAAAGGTCACTGGTGAAGACCGCACATGGGAAGATGCCTACCGATCACGTTGGCAGCACGATAAGATCGTCCGTTCAACACATGGCACAAACTGTACTGGCTCATGTTCTTGGAAAATTTATGTCAAGGGCGGCATCGTAACTTGGGAAACACAACAAACAGATTACCCTCGTACAAGACCAGACCTTCCTAATCACGAACCACGCGGTTGTGCTCGTGGGGCTAGTTATAGCTGGTACATGTATAGCGCCAATCGCGTGAAGTATCCGATGATTCGTGGCAAGTTGCTAAAACAATGGCGTGAAGTAAGAGCGGTTGCAAAAAGCCCGGTGGATGCCTGGGCTACTTTGGTTGAAAGTGATACCAAAAGAAAAACTTGGCAAGAGATGCGTGGCAAAGGCGGTTTTGTGCGCACGTCTTGGGATGAGGTAAATGAAATCATCGCAGCAGCCAATGTTTACACCATCAAAAAGCATGGCCCAGATCGTATTATTGGTTTCTCACCAATTCCAGCGATGTCAATGGTCAGTTATGCCGCTGGTTCACGCTACTTAAGTTTGATTGGTGGCGTTTGCATGAGCTTTTACGATTGGTATTGCGACTTGCCGCCAGCTAGCCCACAGGTTTGGGGTGAGCAAACTGACGTACCTGAATCGGCTGATTGGTATAACTCTACTTACATCATTGCCTGGGGCTCAAATGTTCCTCAGACGCGAACTCCTGATGCGCACTTTTTCACAGAAGTTCGCTATAAGGGCGCTAAGACAGTAGCAATTACTCCGGACTATGCCGAAGTTTCAAAATTAGCTGATATCTGGATGCACCCAAAGCAAGGAACTGATGCTGCGATCGCAATGGCGATGGGCCATGTGATTTTGAAAGAGTTTTATTTCAATAAGCGCACTGAATATTTTGATGACTATGTGCGTCGCTACACTGATATGCCAAATCTGGTTGTGTTAGAAGAAAAGACGCTTGAAGACGGCAGAACAGTATTGGTACCTGGTCGATATGCTCGCACAAGTGACTTCGAGGGTAATTTAGGTCAAACCAATGGATCTGAGTGGAAAACGGTAGCGTTAGATACTGCTGGCAAGCCTGTAGTTCCATATGGCTCAATTGGTTTTAGATGGGGTCAAGAAGGTCGTAAAGATCAAGGCAAGTGGAATCTTGAGTCCAAAGAAGCGCATCGCGATAACGAGGTAACCCTCAAGTTATCTTTGATGGAGGATCAGGCGATTCATGATGTGGTGCCTGTTGGATTCCCTTACTTTGGCGGTATCGACACACCTCACTTTGATGTTAATAAGCAAAGCGATGTTTTAGTGCGCAATATCCCTGCTAAAAAAATGTCCTTTGTTGAGAATGGAGTTTCAAAAGAAGTTTTTGTAGCAACTGTTTTCGATTTATTGGCTGGCAACTATGGCATTGATAGAGGTTTGGGCGGTGATTGCGCAAAATCATACGATGACAACGTGCCTTATACACCGGCATGGCAAGAATCAATCACTGGCGTTAAACGTGATCAAGTAATCGCCGTTGCACGTCAGTTTGCCGACAACGCTGAGAAGACTAAAGGTAAGTCCATGGTCATTATTGGTGCCGCCATGAACCATTGGTACCACTGTGATATGAACTATCGCGGCATTATCAATATGTTGATGATGTGTGGTTGTATTGGTCAAAGCGGTGGTGGTTGGGCTCACTATGTGGGTCAAGAGAAGCTTCGTCCTCAAACCGGTTGGACTGCTTTGGCGTTTGCCTTAGATTGGATTCGTCCACCACGCCAACAGAACTCTACTAGCTTCTTCTATGCCCATACCGATCAGTGGCGTTATGAAAAATTGGGTATGGAGGAAGTGTTATCTCCTCTAGCGAATAAAGATGACTATAAAGGCAGCATGATTGACTACAACGTTCGTGCAGAGCGAATGGGGTGGTTGCCTTCAGCTCCTCAGCTCAAAACTAATCCTTTGAATGTTGTTAAAGAAGCAATTGCTGCTGGTGAAGATCCAAAGGAATATGCGGTTAAGAGTCTTAAAGCTGGCTCCCTAGAGATGAGTTGCGAGGACCCTGATCACCCAAATAACTGGCCACGCAATATGTTTGTATGGCGTTCAAATATTTTGGGCTCATCAGGTAAGGGCCATGAGTACTTCTTAAAGCACCTATTAGGTACAAGCCATGGAGTGCAGGGCAAGGATTTAGGCAAGGATGAGGCGCGGCCATCTGAGGTTGAGTGGCACGACAAAGCACCAGAAGGCAAGTTGGATTTATTGGTTACGCTTGATTTCCGGATGAGCACCACTTGCTTGTATTCCGATATCGTTTTACCAACGGCTACTTGGTATGAAAAAAATGATTTGAATACCAGTGACATGCATCCATTTATCCATCCTTTATCTACAGCAGTAGATCCTGCATGGGAAGCGCATAGTGACTGGGAAATTTACAAAGGATTTGCTAAAAAGTTCTCCGAAGTATGTGTTGGGCATCTTGGAGTAGAAAAAGAAATTGTTCTCACCCCATTAATGCATGACACCCCTGCAGAATTGGCGCAAGCATTTGATGTGCAGGAGTGGAAAAAAGGCGAATGCGACTTAATCCCAGGAAAAACTGCTCCACAGATGACCGTGGTGGAAAGGGATTATCCAAATACCTTTAATCGATTTACCGCTCTTGGCCCGCTAATGGATAAGGTTGGCAATGGTGGCAAAGGAATTGCCTGGGATACGAAAGTTGAGGTCGAGCAGCTACGTGAGCTTAATGGCAAAGTTGAGCACGGCGAAATGGCGGGAATGGCAAAAATCTCCACAGATATTGATGCTGCTGAAGTGGTTTTAATGCTGGCTCCTGAAACTAACGGGCACGTAGCTGTTAAAGCTTGGGATGCACTTTCAAAAATCACCGGTCGTGAACACGCCCATTTAGCCCTGCATCGCGAAGACGAAAAAATTCGGTTCCGTGATATCCAGGCTCAGCCAAGAAAAATTATTAGCTCGCCTACATGGTCAGGTTTAGAGAGTGAGAAAGTTTCTTATAACGCAGGCTACACCAATGTTCATGAATACATTCCATGGAGAACACTCACTGGTCGTCAGCAGTTTTATCAAGATCACAAGTGGATGAGAGCATTTGGGGAAGGGTTCGTTTCATACAGACCGCCAGTTGACTTGAAGACCATTGGTGAGGTTGAAGGTATTAAGCCAAATGGGAATAAAGAAATTGTGCTTAATTTCATTACACCGCACCAAAAGTGGGGCATTCATTCAACATACAGCGACAACTTGATGATGTTGACTTTAAATCGCGGTGGCCCAGTGGTTTGGTTGAGTGAAGACGATGCTGCAAAAGCAGGCATTGTCGATAACGACTGGGTTGAGTTGTACAACACGAATGGCGCAATTGCAGCTAGAGCAGTGGTAAGTCAACGGGTAAACCCAGGAATGATCATGATGTATCACGCGCAGGAAAAGATTATTAATACTCCTGGATCAGAAATTACGGGTATGCGTGGCGGTATTCATAACTCAGTAACGAGAATTGTTCTCAAGCCTACTCACATGATTGGTGGTTATGCCCAATTAAGTTACGGATTTAACTATTACGGAACGATTGGCACAAATCGCGATGAATTTGTGAAGGTTCGAAAAATGCGAAATATTGATTGGCTTGATAGTGAAAATGCCAACACAGTTCAAGCGTAA
- a CDS encoding NarK family nitrate/nitrite MFS transporter, with product MSSTVITRWEPENKDFWESTGKSIAKRNLIISIPALTLAFAVWMVWSVVVVNLPNVGFKFSTNQLFWLASLPALCGATLRIFYSFAVPIFGGRRWTAISTASLLIPAIGIGFAVQSTATPYEFFITLALLCGLGGGNFASSMANISFFYPKAQKGTALGLNAGLGNLGVSIVQLVVPLVITAGVFGALGGESQTVMKAGQPIPMWLQNAGFIWVPFIAVSAIAAWFGMNDLAEAKASFADQAVIFKRKHNWLMCWLYLGTFGSFIGYSAGFPLLIKSQFPGVNALSYAWLGPLVGALARPFGGWLADKLGGARVTFWNFIAMGAGVFAVLNFLPSQGAGGNFYGFLIAFMLLFATSGIGNGSTFRMIPVIFLTERQRAAVNSPADKEQAIRDANKEAAAVLGFSSAIGAYGGFFIPKSYGTSIAATGGPEAALYSFIVFYVTCTLITWWYYSRKNAPMPC from the coding sequence ATGTCCTCTACAGTAATTACCCGTTGGGAACCAGAAAATAAAGATTTTTGGGAATCGACTGGAAAATCAATTGCAAAACGTAACTTGATTATTTCAATTCCGGCATTGACCTTAGCATTTGCTGTATGGATGGTGTGGTCAGTGGTGGTAGTAAACCTCCCGAATGTTGGATTTAAGTTTTCAACCAACCAACTTTTCTGGTTGGCATCATTGCCTGCGCTATGCGGCGCTACGTTACGCATTTTTTATTCGTTTGCCGTTCCTATTTTTGGTGGAAGGCGATGGACTGCCATTTCTACCGCATCGCTTTTGATTCCGGCAATAGGCATTGGGTTTGCAGTTCAAAGCACAGCAACTCCTTATGAGTTCTTTATTACTTTGGCATTACTGTGTGGTTTAGGCGGCGGCAATTTCGCATCTTCAATGGCAAACATTAGTTTTTTCTATCCGAAGGCTCAGAAGGGAACTGCGCTGGGATTAAATGCTGGCCTTGGCAACCTTGGTGTATCGATTGTTCAACTTGTTGTGCCACTGGTAATTACTGCTGGCGTCTTTGGGGCTTTAGGTGGTGAATCTCAAACTGTTATGAAAGCGGGTCAACCAATCCCTATGTGGTTGCAAAACGCCGGATTCATATGGGTGCCCTTTATTGCAGTTTCAGCCATTGCAGCATGGTTTGGCATGAATGACTTAGCGGAAGCAAAAGCTTCATTTGCTGATCAGGCTGTGATCTTTAAGCGTAAACATAATTGGCTAATGTGCTGGTTGTATTTAGGAACCTTCGGTTCTTTCATTGGCTATTCAGCTGGTTTTCCATTGTTAATTAAAAGTCAGTTTCCAGGTGTCAATGCATTGAGTTATGCCTGGCTTGGCCCTTTAGTGGGTGCTTTAGCGCGTCCATTCGGTGGTTGGCTTGCAGATAAATTAGGTGGCGCTCGCGTGACATTCTGGAATTTCATTGCAATGGGCGCTGGCGTTTTTGCCGTCTTGAATTTTTTACCTTCGCAAGGTGCTGGAGGTAATTTTTATGGATTTCTCATTGCGTTCATGCTGCTATTTGCTACATCAGGTATTGGGAATGGCTCAACATTTCGCATGATTCCAGTAATTTTCTTAACTGAGCGTCAGCGTGCCGCCGTAAATAGTCCAGCAGATAAAGAACAGGCAATCCGTGACGCTAATAAAGAAGCTGCTGCTGTATTGGGATTTAGCTCTGCGATTGGCGCATATGGTGGTTTTTTTATTCCAAAGAGCTACGGAACATCCATTGCTGCTACTGGCGGCCCTGAAGCTGCTTTGTATTCCTTCATTGTCTTTTACGTCACATGTACCTTGATTACTTGGTGGTACTACAGCCGTAAAAATGCACCAATGCCTTGCTAA
- a CDS encoding nitrate/nitrite transporter: MSTTTKTSNKAYSVLIVSTLAFTVCFMVWMMFGVIGIPIKKALNLNATQFGLLTATPILTGSLVRVPLGIWTDRFGGRIVMFILMLSTVIPIWMMAYATEYWHFLTIGLFVGLAGGSFSVGTPYVARWFPKNRQGFAMGVYGAGNSGAAVNKFVAPALVVAFGWAMVPQVYAAVMLGMAILFWMFSASDPSHLVSSNISFKDQLKALKDPKVLRYCQYYSIVFGGYVGLSLWMVQYYVGEFGLEIRTAALLAACFSLPGGVLRAIGGWLSDKYGAHQVTWWVMWVSWVCLFLLSYPQTDFTIQTINGPQTYHIGLNIYAFTTLMAILGVAWAFGKASVFKYIGDDYPNNIGTISGIVGLAGGLGGFILPIMFGAILDITGVRSSAFMLMYGVVWVSLIWMYLTEVRKTEVMGEKSLKSTQ, encoded by the coding sequence ATGAGTACGACTACCAAAACCAGCAATAAAGCTTATTCAGTCCTGATTGTGAGCACCTTGGCATTCACCGTATGTTTTATGGTGTGGATGATGTTTGGTGTTATTGGCATCCCAATCAAAAAAGCACTCAATCTAAATGCAACCCAATTTGGCTTATTAACGGCTACACCGATTCTGACTGGCTCATTAGTACGTGTGCCCTTAGGAATCTGGACTGATCGCTTCGGCGGTCGCATTGTGATGTTTATTTTGATGCTATCGACTGTTATCCCTATTTGGATGATGGCATATGCGACAGAGTATTGGCACTTTTTGACCATTGGATTATTTGTTGGTTTGGCTGGCGGATCGTTTTCAGTTGGAACGCCTTACGTTGCAAGATGGTTCCCAAAAAATCGTCAAGGCTTTGCAATGGGTGTATATGGCGCTGGTAATTCTGGCGCTGCAGTCAATAAGTTTGTTGCGCCAGCTCTAGTAGTGGCTTTTGGATGGGCAATGGTTCCCCAGGTTTATGCCGCTGTGATGCTCGGGATGGCAATTTTGTTTTGGATGTTTAGCGCGAGCGATCCATCACATTTGGTTTCAAGCAATATTTCTTTTAAAGATCAACTAAAAGCGCTTAAGGATCCGAAGGTACTTCGTTATTGCCAGTATTACAGCATTGTATTTGGTGGCTATGTTGGTTTAAGTCTTTGGATGGTGCAGTACTACGTTGGTGAGTTTGGTTTGGAAATTCGCACTGCAGCGTTATTGGCCGCTTGCTTTTCACTTCCAGGCGGAGTCTTAAGAGCAATTGGCGGCTGGCTTTCAGATAAGTATGGCGCTCACCAAGTGACTTGGTGGGTAATGTGGGTCAGTTGGGTTTGCCTCTTCCTTTTGTCTTATCCGCAAACTGATTTCACGATCCAAACAATCAATGGTCCACAGACCTATCACATTGGTTTAAACATCTACGCCTTCACAACCTTGATGGCGATATTAGGAGTGGCTTGGGCATTTGGTAAAGCCAGCGTTTTCAAATATATCGGTGATGACTATCCAAACAATATTGGAACCATTTCTGGAATTGTGGGTCTAGCAGGTGGATTGGGCGGGTTCATTTTGCCAATCATGTTTGGCGCAATTTTAGATATCACTGGTGTACGTTCTAGCGCATTCATGCTGATGTATGGAGTGGTATGGGTTTCATTGATTTGGATGTATTTGACTGAAGTTCGCAAGACTGAGGTGATGGGTGAGAAATCACTTAAATCCACCCAATAA
- a CDS encoding response regulator, translated as MNVEKIHILVVDDHTLFRRGLIALLSQAQDFEVIGEAGDAIEAIRLCKTLKPDVILLDNHLPGASGIQSLPDIFHASPESTVMMLTVSEDEGDLIQALQNGAQGYLLKTSEKDDLLLGIRRAFAGESVISKEMTHKLVSAFKTNKKTDERPASSSLLASLSPRELETVKLIATGSSNKEIARELGIAETTVKIHVQHVLRKLNLSSRVQVAVFASAEGITS; from the coding sequence ATAAACGTGGAAAAGATTCATATACTGGTCGTTGATGACCATACCTTATTTAGGCGCGGCTTAATTGCTCTGCTTTCGCAGGCGCAAGATTTTGAGGTGATTGGAGAGGCCGGAGACGCCATTGAGGCTATTCGACTTTGCAAAACATTAAAGCCCGATGTTATTTTGTTAGACAACCATTTGCCAGGCGCAAGTGGTATTCAGTCTTTGCCAGACATTTTTCATGCATCCCCTGAGTCAACAGTGATGATGCTCACTGTTAGCGAGGATGAAGGGGATTTAATTCAGGCGCTGCAGAATGGAGCGCAGGGGTATTTGCTCAAAACTAGTGAAAAAGATGATCTACTGTTGGGTATCCGTAGGGCTTTTGCGGGTGAGTCTGTCATTAGTAAAGAGATGACGCACAAGCTCGTGAGCGCCTTTAAGACGAATAAAAAGACAGATGAGCGCCCAGCCAGTTCATCTTTATTGGCGAGTCTTTCCCCTCGAGAGCTTGAAACCGTAAAGCTCATTGCCACTGGGTCAAGTAATAAAGAAATCGCAAGAGAGCTGGGTATTGCTGAAACAACTGTAAAAATTCACGTTCAGCACGTACTTAGAAAACTCAATCTCTCATCGCGTGTCCAAGTTGCTGTTTTTGCGAGCGCAGAGGGCATTACTTCTTAA